The following coding sequences are from one Hymenobacter sp. DG25A window:
- a CDS encoding FeoB-associated Cys-rich membrane protein: MWIQYLIIALLFAGAAFYVGRIFWRAFFDKTAKGCAKGCGSACSVIDVDRLQKTIEAAASRQAAR, translated from the coding sequence ATGTGGATACAATACCTCATTATAGCCCTGCTCTTTGCCGGCGCGGCCTTTTATGTAGGCCGCATCTTCTGGCGGGCCTTTTTCGATAAAACTGCCAAAGGCTGCGCCAAAGGCTGCGGCAGCGCCTGCTCGGTTATTGACGTAGACCGCCTGCAGAAAACCATTGAGGCAGCCGCCAGTCGCCAGGCTGCCAGGTAG
- a CDS encoding inositol monophosphatase family protein: MDFNQLSLQVAEVARRAGQFIHQEAATFDRGRIQHKGLHDMVSYVDQEAEKLLVAGLRELLPEAGFITEEGTTGGSSQATSAGTELTWIIDPLDGTTNFIHGLPIYSVSVALMQGAELVIGVIYEVNQKECFRAVRGGGAFCNEQPIRVSTTQDLNHSLIATGFPYSNFNRIDTYLPILKEFMRRTNGVRRVGSAAIDLAWVAAGRFDGYFEFNINSYDVAAGILLVREAGGHVTQFLHDGDPIFGREVVASNTAVHAEMQEVIGEHWPAHTPA; the protein is encoded by the coding sequence ATGGATTTCAACCAACTCAGCCTGCAGGTAGCCGAGGTAGCCCGCCGGGCCGGCCAGTTCATTCATCAGGAAGCCGCTACCTTCGACCGGGGCCGCATTCAGCACAAAGGCCTGCACGATATGGTCTCCTACGTAGACCAAGAGGCGGAAAAGCTGCTGGTAGCCGGGTTGCGGGAGCTACTGCCCGAGGCCGGCTTCATAACCGAGGAAGGCACCACCGGTGGCAGCAGCCAGGCCACCAGCGCCGGCACCGAGCTGACCTGGATTATTGACCCCCTGGACGGCACCACCAACTTCATCCACGGCCTGCCCATCTACTCCGTGAGCGTGGCTTTAATGCAGGGCGCCGAGCTGGTGATTGGGGTGATTTACGAAGTCAACCAAAAGGAATGCTTCCGGGCCGTGCGCGGCGGCGGGGCGTTCTGCAACGAGCAGCCCATCCGGGTTTCCACCACCCAGGACCTGAATCATTCCCTCATTGCCACGGGCTTCCCCTACAGCAACTTCAACCGCATCGACACCTACCTGCCCATCCTGAAGGAGTTTATGCGCCGCACTAACGGCGTGCGCCGCGTAGGCTCCGCCGCCATTGACCTGGCCTGGGTAGCCGCCGGCCGCTTTGATGGGTATTTCGAGTTCAACATCAACTCCTACGACGTAGCCGCCGGCATTCTGCTGGTGCGCGAGGCCGGTGGCCACGTGACGCAGTTTCTGCACGACGGCGACCCCATCTTCGGGCGGGAAGTAGTAGCCTCCAATACCGCCGTGCACGCCGAGATGCAGGAAGTAATTGGGGAACATTGGCCGGCACACACGCCCGCCTAA
- the lnt gene encoding apolipoprotein N-acyltransferase has protein sequence MPNNPTLAPAPAAIAPPAVAGWAYWLPSLLAFLSAGLLWAGWPVHPAALALLLLVAWVPYLRMEQLLVQRGSSGWKVWRYSYLVLVLWNAFTTYWVSYSTLGGGITAVVCNALMMSAPVMAFYHTKKRLGPTLGYLSLPVYWIAFEQLHLHWFLTWPWLTLGNGFAQANQWVQWYEYTGFLGGSVWIWAVNLLVFWAWFGREGVAPWTFGQGRFRWAWPVLAVVLPISLSSIIGRSYQEKGATAEVLVIQPNVDPYNEKFESGPNFISYDEQLTRLLTLTGKNLTPQTKLVLWPETSLDETYFEDSFDGNLKIQRIRQWLGQHPGVELVTGLTSVGRYRSKEEASSTARFREDLGYYDIFNAAVHFPGAVGRPEFYHKSRLVPGVEGVPPWLSAFVIDLGGTAGGLGSQPERTVYQTKTPNLRLAPVICYESVYGDFVADYVKNGATLIGIITNDGWWSDSPGHLQHLQYATLRAIETRRDIARSANTGISGFINQKGEITQQTGWWVQAVSRATVHLNEELTFYVRYGELIGPACQVLAVLLFLLTVIRRFTSKTRFTSN, from the coding sequence GTGCCGAATAACCCCACCCTTGCCCCTGCTCCCGCTGCTATTGCCCCGCCGGCCGTGGCCGGTTGGGCCTATTGGCTGCCCAGCTTGCTGGCTTTCCTGAGCGCGGGCCTGCTGTGGGCAGGCTGGCCGGTGCACCCCGCTGCCCTGGCCCTGTTGCTGCTGGTGGCCTGGGTGCCCTATCTGCGGATGGAGCAGCTGCTGGTGCAGCGCGGCTCCAGCGGCTGGAAGGTGTGGCGCTACTCGTACCTGGTGCTGGTACTCTGGAATGCCTTTACCACCTACTGGGTGAGCTACAGCACATTGGGCGGCGGCATCACGGCCGTGGTCTGTAATGCTTTGATGATGAGCGCGCCGGTTATGGCGTTCTACCATACCAAGAAGCGCCTGGGCCCTACGCTGGGCTACCTGTCTTTACCGGTTTACTGGATTGCCTTTGAGCAATTGCACCTGCACTGGTTTCTCACCTGGCCCTGGCTTACGCTGGGCAACGGCTTTGCGCAGGCCAACCAGTGGGTGCAGTGGTACGAGTACACCGGCTTTCTGGGCGGCTCCGTCTGGATCTGGGCCGTAAACCTGCTGGTATTCTGGGCCTGGTTTGGCCGTGAAGGTGTAGCACCCTGGACCTTCGGGCAGGGTCGCTTCCGCTGGGCGTGGCCCGTGCTGGCCGTTGTTCTGCCGATAAGCTTGTCGTCCATTATTGGCCGCAGCTACCAGGAAAAAGGCGCTACCGCCGAGGTGCTGGTGATTCAGCCCAACGTGGACCCTTACAATGAGAAGTTTGAGAGCGGCCCCAACTTCATTTCCTACGATGAGCAGCTTACGCGCCTGCTCACCCTCACCGGGAAAAACCTGACCCCGCAAACTAAACTGGTACTGTGGCCCGAAACCTCCCTGGATGAAACTTACTTCGAGGATTCCTTCGATGGCAACCTGAAAATTCAGCGTATCCGGCAGTGGCTGGGTCAGCACCCCGGCGTAGAGCTGGTGACCGGCCTGACCAGCGTGGGCCGCTACCGCTCCAAGGAAGAAGCCAGCTCCACCGCCCGCTTCCGCGAGGATTTGGGCTACTATGATATCTTCAATGCGGCCGTGCATTTCCCCGGGGCCGTAGGTCGGCCGGAGTTCTACCATAAGTCGCGGCTGGTGCCGGGCGTGGAGGGCGTACCGCCGTGGCTGTCGGCTTTTGTTATTGATTTGGGCGGCACGGCCGGCGGCCTGGGCTCTCAGCCCGAGCGCACCGTGTACCAGACCAAAACGCCTAACCTGCGCCTGGCGCCCGTTATCTGCTATGAATCGGTGTATGGCGACTTTGTGGCCGACTACGTGAAGAATGGCGCTACGCTCATCGGCATTATCACCAACGACGGTTGGTGGTCTGACTCGCCCGGCCACTTGCAGCACCTGCAGTACGCTACCCTACGCGCCATTGAAACCCGCCGCGACATTGCCCGCTCCGCCAACACGGGCATATCCGGCTTCATCAATCAGAAAGGCGAAATCACCCAGCAAACCGGCTGGTGGGTGCAGGCCGTGAGCCGCGCCACCGTGCATCTGAACGAGGAGCTGACGTTCTACGTCCGCTACGGCGAGCTGATTGGCCCCGCCTGCCAGGTACTGGCGGTGTTGCTGTTTTTGCTGACGGTGATACGCCGGTTTACTTCCAAAACCCGTTTTACATCTAACTAA
- the rsmI gene encoding 16S rRNA (cytidine(1402)-2'-O)-methyltransferase — translation MSDTPTVLYLVPTPIGNLEDITLRAIRILGEVDTVLAEDTRTSGRLMQHLGLKKPMLSYHLHNEHQQVQRLLEKLEKGERMALVSDAGTPGISDPGFLLVRECLARGLKVECLPGATAFVPALLKSGFGAERFTFEGFLPVKKGRQTRLKELATETRTMIFYESPHRIVKTLEQLAEVLGPERPASVSRELTKLFEETVTASLSELAAEFAGRSAIKGEIVLVVQGLKEERIKEDRYKEDHRAE, via the coding sequence ATGTCTGATACGCCTACCGTTCTGTACCTGGTTCCTACCCCCATCGGCAACCTGGAGGATATTACCCTCCGGGCCATTCGCATTCTGGGCGAGGTAGATACCGTATTGGCCGAAGATACCCGCACCAGCGGCCGCCTGATGCAGCACCTGGGCCTGAAAAAGCCCATGCTCAGCTACCACCTCCACAACGAGCACCAGCAGGTGCAGCGCCTGCTGGAAAAGCTGGAAAAAGGCGAGCGAATGGCCCTGGTGTCGGATGCCGGCACCCCCGGAATTTCTGACCCCGGCTTTTTATTGGTGCGCGAGTGCCTGGCCCGGGGCCTGAAAGTGGAGTGCCTGCCGGGCGCCACAGCCTTTGTGCCGGCCCTACTGAAATCGGGCTTCGGAGCCGAGCGGTTTACGTTTGAAGGATTTCTGCCGGTGAAAAAAGGCCGCCAGACCCGCCTCAAGGAGTTGGCCACCGAAACCCGCACCATGATTTTTTACGAGTCGCCGCACCGGATTGTGAAAACCCTGGAACAGCTGGCCGAAGTGCTGGGCCCCGAGCGCCCCGCCTCCGTGAGCCGGGAGCTGACCAAGCTGTTTGAAGAAACCGTGACGGCTTCTCTCTCCGAGCTGGCCGCCGAGTTTGCGGGCCGCTCCGCCATCAAAGGCGAAATTGTGCTGGTGGTGCAGGGCCTGAAGGAGGAACGCATCAAAGAAGACCGTTATAAAGAAGACCATCGTGCCGAATAA
- a CDS encoding 4a-hydroxytetrahydrobiopterin dehydratase — protein sequence MWTEQDNALTRTFKFKSFQTAFSFMTDVAEEAEYQNHHPWWSNEYNVVTFRLRTHDAGNTVTEKDRQLAAAIDKLAEEYKGQSVAG from the coding sequence ATGTGGACCGAACAAGACAATGCCCTCACCCGCACTTTTAAGTTCAAAAGCTTCCAGACGGCCTTCAGCTTCATGACCGATGTAGCCGAGGAAGCCGAGTATCAGAACCACCATCCCTGGTGGAGCAATGAGTACAACGTGGTTACGTTCCGGCTCCGCACGCACGATGCCGGCAACACCGTGACCGAAAAAGACCGGCAGCTGGCCGCCGCCATTGATAAGCTGGCCGAGGAGTATAAAGGGCAATCAGTTGCCGGTTGA
- a CDS encoding NADAR family protein: MAAALASVRSLEALLDYLSQRQPVKYLFFWGHTGRPGAAVGKECFSQWYPAPFTLNGQTYATTEHYMMAEKARLFQDEATRQAILAAPHPHQAKTLGRQVQNFEEGLWNDARVAIVVEGNLAKFSQYPALRQFLLDTGQRVLVEASPVDVIWGIGLAQDDPRAANPAEWPGLNLLGFALMEVRGQLNR, from the coding sequence ATGGCTGCTGCTCTTGCCTCTGTTCGCTCCCTCGAAGCCCTGTTAGATTACCTCAGCCAGAGGCAGCCTGTGAAATACCTTTTCTTCTGGGGCCATACCGGAAGGCCGGGCGCTGCCGTGGGCAAAGAATGCTTTAGTCAGTGGTACCCGGCGCCCTTCACTCTAAATGGCCAGACCTACGCCACCACCGAGCACTACATGATGGCCGAAAAGGCGCGTTTATTTCAGGATGAAGCTACCCGGCAAGCCATCCTAGCCGCCCCTCATCCTCATCAAGCCAAAACCCTGGGCCGCCAGGTACAAAATTTTGAGGAAGGCCTGTGGAATGATGCCCGGGTGGCCATCGTGGTGGAAGGCAACCTGGCTAAATTCAGCCAGTATCCCGCGTTGCGCCAGTTTCTTCTGGATACCGGCCAGCGCGTGTTAGTGGAAGCCAGCCCGGTGGATGTTATCTGGGGCATCGGACTGGCGCAGGACGATCCGCGGGCGGCTAACCCCGCCGAATGGCCCGGCCTTAACCTGCTGGGCTTTGCCCTGATGGAAGTTCGGGGCCAGCTCAACCGCTAG
- a CDS encoding metallophosphoesterase family protein, whose amino-acid sequence MARFVTTDVHGCLRTLRRALEEIVLFSPRDELYVLGDYVNKGPDSKGVLDYLMQLQARGLAVHCLRGNHDQELLDAAHGHIGKTWASPADRELTLSSFGAATAADIPPVYLHWLNALPYEFDLTDFVLVHAGFDFRQPPDLMRQDHQTMMNIKQFTFDASRLQGKRLVHGHVPTPVAEVRRRIAVKAGALNLDTGCVYRHNPELAHLSVLNLDTLTLHTVPNSEEPYTIAKRPS is encoded by the coding sequence ATGGCCCGCTTTGTTACCACTGATGTGCACGGCTGCCTGCGCACCCTGCGCCGCGCCCTGGAAGAAATTGTCCTGTTTTCGCCCCGCGACGAGCTCTATGTGCTGGGCGACTACGTGAACAAGGGCCCCGACAGCAAAGGCGTGCTCGACTACCTGATGCAGCTGCAGGCGCGCGGGCTGGCCGTACACTGCCTGCGCGGCAACCACGACCAGGAGCTGCTGGATGCCGCCCACGGCCACATAGGAAAAACCTGGGCCTCCCCCGCCGACCGGGAACTGACCCTCAGCAGCTTTGGCGCCGCCACGGCCGCCGATATTCCGCCCGTTTATCTGCACTGGCTGAATGCGCTGCCCTATGAGTTTGACCTGACGGATTTTGTGCTGGTGCACGCGGGCTTCGATTTTCGCCAGCCGCCGGATCTTATGCGGCAGGATCATCAGACCATGATGAACATTAAGCAATTCACCTTTGATGCTTCCCGCCTGCAGGGAAAGCGGCTGGTGCACGGCCATGTGCCCACGCCCGTAGCGGAGGTGCGCCGGCGGATAGCGGTGAAAGCCGGGGCCCTGAACCTGGACACCGGCTGCGTGTACCGCCACAACCCGGAGCTGGCCCACCTCAGCGTCCTGAACCTGGATACGCTTACGCTGCACACGGTGCCCAATAGCGAGGAGCCTTATACCATTGCTAAACGGCCTTCCTAA
- the glyA gene encoding serine hydroxymethyltransferase, giving the protein METHAPIIARDTVIFDLIRQEKERQTHGIELIASENYVSEQVMQAQGSILTNKYAEGLPGKRYYGGCEIVDQIEQLAIDRAKELFGVEWVNVQPHSGAQANAAVMLAVLQPGDKILGFDLSHGGHLTHGSPVNFSGKLYKPSFYGVEPETGLIDWQKVKETAKREQPKLIICGASAYSRDWDYKALREAADEVGALLLADISHPSGLIAKGLLNNPFEHCHIVTTTTHKTLRGPRGGLIMLGKDFENPFGLKTPKGDIRMMSALLDSGVFPGTQGGPLEHVIGAKAVAFGECLSDAYTDYTQQVIRNAQALAKGFVDRGYQIISGGTDNHLMLIDLRSKGLTGKLAENTLIKADITINKNMVPFDDKSPFVTSGMRIGSAAVTTRGLKEADMSRIVEFIDDVLMHHDNDTHLGQVRRQINEWMQQFPLFA; this is encoded by the coding sequence ATGGAAACCCACGCCCCCATCATTGCCCGAGACACGGTTATCTTTGATTTGATCCGTCAGGAAAAAGAACGTCAGACGCATGGCATCGAGCTGATTGCCTCCGAGAACTATGTTTCGGAGCAGGTGATGCAGGCGCAGGGCTCTATTCTGACCAATAAATACGCTGAGGGCCTGCCTGGCAAGCGCTACTATGGCGGCTGCGAAATCGTAGACCAGATTGAGCAGCTGGCCATTGACCGGGCCAAGGAGCTGTTTGGCGTGGAGTGGGTGAACGTGCAGCCGCACTCGGGCGCGCAGGCCAACGCCGCCGTGATGCTGGCGGTATTGCAGCCCGGCGACAAAATCCTGGGTTTCGACCTTTCCCACGGCGGCCACCTCACGCACGGCTCGCCGGTAAACTTCTCCGGCAAGCTCTATAAGCCGTCTTTCTATGGCGTGGAACCCGAAACCGGCCTCATCGACTGGCAGAAAGTAAAGGAAACTGCCAAGCGCGAGCAGCCTAAGCTCATCATCTGCGGCGCCTCGGCCTACTCCCGCGACTGGGACTACAAAGCCCTGCGCGAAGCCGCCGACGAGGTAGGTGCCCTGCTGCTGGCCGATATTTCGCACCCTTCCGGCCTCATTGCCAAGGGCTTGCTGAATAACCCCTTCGAGCACTGCCACATTGTTACCACCACCACGCATAAAACCCTGCGCGGCCCGCGCGGCGGCCTCATTATGCTGGGCAAGGACTTCGAAAACCCCTTCGGCCTGAAAACGCCCAAAGGCGACATCCGCATGATGTCAGCCTTGCTGGACTCGGGCGTATTCCCCGGCACGCAGGGCGGCCCCTTGGAGCACGTCATCGGCGCTAAGGCCGTGGCCTTTGGCGAGTGCCTCTCTGATGCTTACACTGACTACACCCAGCAGGTAATCCGCAATGCCCAGGCTCTGGCCAAAGGCTTTGTAGACCGTGGCTACCAGATTATCTCCGGCGGCACCGATAACCACCTGATGCTGATTGATCTGCGCAGCAAAGGACTCACCGGCAAGCTGGCGGAGAATACCCTCATCAAGGCCGATATCACCATCAACAAAAACATGGTGCCCTTCGATGATAAGTCGCCCTTCGTGACCAGTGGTATGCGGATCGGCTCAGCCGCCGTGACCACCCGCGGTCTGAAGGAAGCCGATATGAGCCGCATTGTGGAGTTCATTGATGATGTGCTGATGCACCACGACAATGACACCCACCTGGGGCAGGTGCGCCGGCAGATAAACGAGTGGATGCAGCAGTTTCCGCTGTTTGCCTAA
- a CDS encoding putative quinol monooxygenase — protein sequence MPQGSQTKYGLFGKLKAVEGKGEELAAILLEAAQLVSSAKGCWIYLVSQDVHNASVVWVTEVWETQEDHDNSLKAPAVRALISKAMPLLDGAPEKGTTLAVLGGKGLQ from the coding sequence ATGCCACAAGGAAGTCAAACGAAGTATGGTCTGTTCGGGAAACTGAAGGCTGTGGAAGGGAAAGGGGAGGAGTTGGCCGCCATTCTGCTGGAAGCGGCGCAACTGGTTTCCTCGGCTAAGGGGTGTTGGATTTATCTGGTCAGCCAGGATGTGCACAACGCCTCGGTGGTTTGGGTTACGGAAGTATGGGAAACCCAGGAGGACCATGACAATTCCCTTAAAGCCCCTGCAGTACGAGCCCTGATTAGCAAGGCCATGCCCCTGCTGGATGGTGCCCCCGAAAAAGGAACCACGCTGGCAGTATTAGGAGGGAAAGGCCTGCAATAG
- the tatC gene encoding twin-arginine translocase subunit TatC, translated as MNQPQLQTGPTLGDQHEMSFIDHLEALRWHIIRAAIAVVVFTLAAFFAKDFLFHDLILGPSRPDFWTYRMFCKFGAWVGAPDLCIDKIGFVIQNREMSGQLTMHISTSFIVGLVLGFPYLFWEVWRFIKPGLYPHERNNSQGAVFFVSVLFMLGLLFGYYIAAPLSINFLAGYVVDPTIENQIDMQSYISTLTTMSMSCAFVFELPMIVFFLAKAGMITPEIMRVYRKHAIVVILVIAAIITPPDVSAQIIVTIPILLLYELSINIARMVRRNDTARLNAQLAENKGVA; from the coding sequence GTGAATCAGCCTCAATTACAAACAGGACCCACGCTGGGCGACCAGCACGAAATGTCCTTCATTGACCACCTGGAGGCGTTGCGCTGGCACATCATTCGTGCCGCCATTGCAGTTGTAGTATTTACCCTGGCGGCGTTTTTTGCCAAGGACTTCCTGTTCCACGACCTGATTCTGGGCCCCTCCCGCCCCGATTTCTGGACCTACCGCATGTTCTGCAAGTTTGGCGCCTGGGTAGGTGCGCCGGATCTGTGCATCGATAAAATCGGGTTTGTAATTCAGAACCGTGAAATGAGCGGGCAGCTCACCATGCACATCAGCACCTCCTTTATTGTGGGTCTGGTGCTGGGCTTCCCGTATCTGTTCTGGGAAGTATGGCGCTTTATTAAGCCCGGCCTCTACCCACACGAGCGGAATAACTCGCAGGGTGCCGTGTTCTTCGTGTCGGTGCTGTTTATGCTGGGGCTGCTGTTCGGCTACTACATTGCCGCCCCGCTCAGCATCAATTTCCTGGCGGGCTACGTGGTAGACCCCACCATTGAAAACCAGATTGACATGCAGAGCTACATTTCCACGCTCACTACCATGTCCATGTCCTGTGCTTTTGTGTTTGAACTGCCCATGATTGTGTTCTTCCTGGCCAAAGCTGGGATGATTACCCCCGAAATCATGCGCGTGTACCGCAAGCACGCTATTGTGGTGATTCTGGTAATAGCTGCTATCATCACGCCCCCGGACGTTTCGGCGCAGATTATTGTTACCATTCCTATTCTGCTGCTCTACGAGCTGAGCATTAACATTGCCCGCATGGTGCGCCGCAACGATACTGCCCGCCTCAACGCCCAACTGGCCGAAAATAAAGGCGTCGCCTGA
- the rpiB gene encoding ribose 5-phosphate isomerase B, whose product MTLAIGSDHAGFEYKQMLLAWLRDNGYQVEDFGTYSADSVDYPDFVHPLASAIEAGDFERGILVCGSANGVAITANKHRGVRAAIAWMPEISRLARQHNDANIICVPARFISEEDARAIVSEFLNTAFEGGRHLTRVNKIDC is encoded by the coding sequence ATGACACTTGCCATCGGCTCCGACCACGCCGGCTTTGAGTACAAGCAAATGCTGCTCGCATGGCTGCGCGATAACGGCTACCAGGTGGAGGACTTCGGAACCTATTCAGCGGACTCCGTAGACTACCCCGACTTTGTGCACCCGCTGGCCAGCGCCATAGAAGCCGGTGATTTTGAACGGGGAATCCTGGTGTGCGGCTCCGCCAATGGGGTAGCCATCACGGCTAACAAGCACCGGGGTGTGCGCGCCGCCATTGCCTGGATGCCGGAGATATCGCGCCTGGCCCGCCAGCACAACGATGCCAATATTATTTGCGTGCCCGCACGCTTTATCAGCGAGGAAGACGCCCGCGCCATCGTCAGCGAGTTTCTGAACACCGCTTTTGAAGGGGGCCGCCACCTGACCAGGGTAAATAAAATCGACTGCTAA